In the Pseudolabrys taiwanensis genome, one interval contains:
- a CDS encoding 5-methyltetrahydropteroyltriglutamate--homocysteine S-methyltransferase gives MAPLAKGRPPFRADHVGSLLRPSALKQAFRRHAAKEIDDAAFDRIMDQCIRDVVAMQEEVGLQVVTDGEFRRGSYWGRFVERIEGFEIKEASFKFRNDQGHEVAFTAPYANGKIRRKQPLALDEYEFLHGVTKVTGKITLPAPSTMHFYRCNDFADKAAYSDVDAFFADLATIFKQEIAALAKAGCRYIQLDEVAVALLCDPGIRDVIAKSGMEPDKLVDLYIDSINQAVADCPPEVVVGVHMCRGNFKGHYLGAGGYESVAERFFANTKVNHFLLEYDTPRAGDFAPLRFVPKGKGLVLGLISSKLPVLEHVDALKARTHEATRYIDLDRLAISPQCGFASTVAGNPVTEADQRAKLALIVETARAIWGG, from the coding sequence ATGGCCCCGCTGGCGAAAGGCCGCCCACCGTTCCGCGCCGATCATGTCGGCAGCCTGTTGCGGCCTTCGGCCCTGAAGCAGGCCTTCCGCCGCCATGCCGCCAAGGAAATCGACGACGCGGCGTTCGACCGCATCATGGATCAATGCATCCGCGACGTCGTCGCGATGCAGGAGGAGGTCGGGCTGCAGGTCGTGACCGACGGCGAATTCCGCCGCGGCTCCTATTGGGGCCGTTTCGTCGAGCGGATCGAGGGCTTCGAGATCAAGGAAGCCTCGTTCAAGTTTCGCAATGACCAGGGCCACGAGGTTGCGTTCACCGCGCCCTATGCCAACGGCAAAATCCGCCGCAAGCAACCTCTGGCGCTCGACGAGTACGAATTCCTGCACGGCGTGACCAAGGTCACCGGCAAGATCACGCTGCCGGCGCCGTCGACCATGCACTTCTACCGCTGCAACGATTTCGCCGACAAAGCGGCGTACAGCGACGTCGATGCCTTCTTCGCCGACCTCGCCACGATCTTCAAACAGGAGATCGCGGCGCTGGCCAAGGCCGGTTGCCGCTATATCCAGCTCGATGAAGTGGCGGTGGCGCTGCTTTGCGATCCGGGCATCCGCGACGTGATCGCCAAGTCCGGCATGGAGCCGGACAAGCTGGTCGACCTCTATATCGACAGCATCAATCAGGCGGTGGCCGACTGTCCGCCGGAGGTCGTCGTCGGCGTGCATATGTGCCGTGGCAACTTCAAGGGCCATTATCTCGGCGCCGGCGGCTACGAGTCGGTGGCCGAACGCTTCTTCGCCAACACCAAGGTCAATCATTTCCTGCTCGAATACGACACGCCGCGCGCCGGCGATTTCGCGCCGTTGCGCTTCGTGCCGAAGGGCAAGGGCTTGGTGCTGGGTCTCATCAGTTCGAAGCTGCCGGTGCTCGAGCACGTCGACGCGCTCAAGGCGCGCACCCACGAAGCGACCCGCTACATCGATCTCGACCGGTTGGCGATCTCGCCGCAATGCGGCTTCGCCTCGACTGTCGCCGGCAATCCGGTGACCGAGGCCGATCAGCGCGCGAAACTCGCGCTGATCGTCGAGACGGCGCGGGCGATCTGGGGCGGCTAG
- a CDS encoding TetR/AcrR family transcriptional regulator — MGVASLASPRRAANQRRRAPQIIEAAARVFAERGYHGATTQDIADVLGIRQASLYYYFSSKEAALEAVCLKGVEGFFDAAKTIAAGPGSAQERLTLLINSHLSPLIDRRDFVKVFQNERKFLPAESRKRIGRWSRGLERIFEDVIAEGVAKGEFRADLDPRLTTLAILGMCNAATTWYRKENVPVSHIAKEFARLALQGIDAPEAARRPRRR; from the coding sequence ATGGGCGTCGCCAGCCTTGCCTCCCCCCGTCGCGCGGCCAATCAGCGCCGCCGCGCGCCGCAGATCATCGAAGCCGCCGCCCGCGTCTTCGCCGAGCGCGGCTATCACGGCGCCACCACGCAGGACATCGCCGATGTGCTCGGCATCCGCCAGGCGAGTCTCTATTACTACTTCTCGTCCAAGGAGGCGGCGCTCGAGGCCGTCTGCCTGAAAGGCGTGGAAGGTTTTTTCGATGCCGCCAAGACCATCGCCGCCGGTCCCGGCAGCGCGCAAGAACGCCTGACTTTATTGATCAATTCGCATTTGTCGCCGCTGATCGACCGCCGCGACTTCGTCAAGGTTTTCCAGAACGAGCGTAAGTTCCTGCCGGCGGAAAGCCGCAAGCGCATCGGCCGCTGGTCGCGCGGGCTGGAGCGCATTTTCGAGGACGTGATCGCCGAGGGCGTCGCCAAAGGCGAATTCCGCGCCGATCTCGACCCGCGGCTGACGACACTCGCCATTCTCGGCATGTGCAACGCAGCAACGACCTGGTACCGCAAGGAAAACGTGCCGGTTTCGCACATCGCCAAGGAGTTCGCGCGATTGGCGCTGCAGGGCATCGATGCGCCGGAAGCGGCGCGCCGTCCCCGGCGCCGCTGA
- a CDS encoding AMP-dependent synthetase/ligase, with product MTASKTVDRERLRRTTALHLLCERARTLPDSVAFRSKHFGIYRERRWPDYARLVAHTARALQALGIRKGERLAIMGDVCEEWMICDLAAQALGAIVYGIYPTASASEVEYQMRDGGACVFIAEDQEYVDRILPMADKLPDLRAIVVLDDSAMFGYAHDKLHRFDAMLAATQQPGLAWLEALIADLKPEDPAFIVYTSGTTGHPKGALVTHGRHLAATDTVLTHYPTLCEKPHRTVVYLPMCHVLGRDVAITLPLMSRLVPHFGEDPEDMATTFFEVAPTALFTVPRYLQKFASHVLVGMLNSSKMKRATYDLAMRFARAHTKRRWAGKATPAQEALYRVVQAAVFKPILNKLGFDRLELVVSGGAALPAETMALWHMYGVNLVEMYGQTEEAGGIVAGQRGPFPRPGNVGSVVDGLELRLGGEGEIQVRGPDLFEGYWHNDDATRAVKGDDGWLRTGDIGEWRDGALRLVDRARDFIVTAGGKTISPSFIENVLRASPYVAEAVVFGHGRKYLTAIVEIDFDTVADWARANDVAYTGFTSLAAHPRVEALIKAEIDRGNGELARVEQIKSFRILPKALDPEDENEPVTPTRKVKRNLMYERFKALVDGMYDDSEERLIAASTGQALAG from the coding sequence ATGACCGCGTCCAAGACGGTCGATCGAGAACGCTTGCGCCGCACCACCGCTTTGCACTTGTTGTGCGAGCGTGCGCGGACGCTTCCGGATTCTGTTGCCTTCCGCTCCAAGCACTTCGGCATCTACCGCGAACGCCGCTGGCCCGATTACGCCCGCCTGGTCGCGCATACCGCGCGCGCGTTGCAGGCGCTCGGCATCCGCAAAGGCGAGCGCCTCGCCATCATGGGCGACGTCTGCGAAGAGTGGATGATCTGCGATCTCGCCGCGCAGGCGCTCGGCGCCATCGTCTACGGTATCTATCCGACGGCCTCGGCCTCGGAAGTCGAGTACCAGATGCGCGACGGCGGCGCCTGCGTCTTCATCGCCGAAGACCAGGAATATGTCGACCGCATCCTGCCGATGGCCGACAAGCTGCCCGATCTGCGCGCGATCGTCGTGCTCGACGATTCCGCCATGTTCGGCTACGCGCACGACAAGCTGCACCGCTTCGACGCCATGCTGGCGGCCACGCAACAGCCCGGCCTCGCCTGGCTCGAGGCCCTGATCGCGGACCTCAAGCCCGAAGATCCGGCCTTCATCGTCTACACCTCCGGCACCACCGGTCATCCGAAGGGGGCGCTGGTCACGCACGGCAGGCATCTTGCCGCCACCGACACCGTCCTGACGCATTATCCGACCTTGTGCGAGAAGCCGCATCGCACGGTGGTCTATCTGCCGATGTGCCACGTGCTCGGCCGCGACGTCGCGATCACCTTGCCGTTGATGTCGCGGCTGGTGCCGCATTTCGGCGAAGACCCGGAGGACATGGCGACGACCTTCTTCGAAGTCGCGCCCACCGCCCTCTTCACCGTGCCGCGCTATTTGCAGAAGTTCGCCTCGCATGTGCTGGTCGGCATGCTCAATTCGAGCAAGATGAAGCGCGCGACCTACGATCTTGCCATGCGCTTTGCCCGCGCGCACACCAAGCGCCGCTGGGCCGGCAAGGCGACCCCCGCGCAAGAGGCGCTCTATCGCGTCGTGCAGGCCGCCGTGTTCAAACCGATCCTCAACAAGCTCGGCTTCGACCGGCTGGAGCTCGTCGTCAGCGGCGGCGCGGCGCTGCCCGCCGAGACCATGGCCCTCTGGCATATGTACGGCGTCAACTTGGTGGAAATGTACGGCCAGACCGAGGAGGCCGGCGGCATCGTCGCCGGCCAGCGCGGCCCCTTCCCCCGCCCCGGCAATGTCGGCTCCGTCGTCGACGGGCTCGAACTGCGGCTGGGCGGCGAGGGCGAGATTCAGGTGCGCGGCCCGGATCTGTTCGAGGGCTATTGGCACAACGACGACGCGACGCGCGCGGTCAAAGGCGATGACGGCTGGCTGCGCACGGGCGATATCGGCGAATGGCGCGACGGCGCGCTGCGGCTCGTCGATCGTGCGCGCGACTTCATCGTCACCGCCGGCGGCAAGACGATCTCGCCCTCGTTCATCGAGAACGTGCTGCGGGCAAGTCCCTATGTCGCCGAGGCGGTCGTGTTCGGCCACGGCCGCAAATATCTCACCGCAATCGTCGAAATCGATTTCGACACGGTCGCCGACTGGGCGCGCGCCAACGACGTCGCCTATACCGGCTTCACCAGCCTGGCTGCCCATCCGCGCGTCGAAGCGCTGATCAAAGCCGAGATCGACCGCGGCAACGGCGAACTGGCGCGCGTCGAGCAGATCAAGTCTTTCCGCATCCTGCCGAAGGCGCTCGATCCGGAAGACGAGAACGAGCCGGTGACACCGACGCGCAAGGTCAAGCGCAACCTGATGTACGAACGCTTCAAGGCGCTGGTCGACGGCATGTACGACGACAGCGAAGAGCGGCTGATCGCGGCAAGCACCGGTCAGGCGCTGGCAGGCTGA
- a CDS encoding ABC transporter substrate-binding protein produces the protein MLKRTLLGAVAAGAVALPAMAQDAYVIGLTGALTGPPSSTYAPAVDALRIYIDGVNARGGVNGKKIQLLLEDDGAQPSKAAANAKKLLTQDKAVLLLNASLSSTYAPTIAESKNAGVPILFASSVCPQSVYPPADPLQFCTTGFAANYDSQASLDFIKATAKGPIKIGFSAMAIPLSRGEIDHAEELSKKMGMTPVDKEVIPPPTADYTPFATKLKDSGPNWVYSWAPWVTQVRTFEALRKLGWQDDYVAWGHLEAESELARLKDGKFYTVNSNALFQEGLPIQKEIEDAAKKAGSKYPAATMAEGWIAGMTIEAALKGAGWPADPAKIRSAMENLKVDTKGLRGGPIEWTKDNHFRTKLYYRVYKWDGSKIARVQDWKSYDVK, from the coding sequence ATGCTCAAGAGGACACTGCTTGGTGCGGTAGCCGCCGGCGCCGTCGCGCTGCCCGCCATGGCGCAGGACGCCTATGTGATCGGCCTCACCGGCGCGCTCACTGGGCCGCCGTCGTCGACCTACGCGCCGGCCGTGGACGCGCTGCGCATCTACATCGACGGCGTCAATGCCCGCGGCGGCGTCAACGGCAAGAAGATCCAGCTTCTCCTCGAAGACGACGGCGCGCAGCCCTCGAAGGCCGCGGCCAATGCCAAGAAGCTGCTCACGCAGGACAAGGCGGTCTTGCTGCTCAATGCCAGCCTCTCGTCGACCTATGCGCCAACGATCGCCGAGAGCAAGAATGCCGGCGTGCCGATCCTGTTCGCGAGTTCGGTGTGTCCGCAAAGCGTCTATCCGCCGGCCGACCCGCTGCAGTTCTGCACCACCGGCTTTGCCGCCAACTACGACAGCCAGGCATCGCTCGATTTCATCAAGGCGACGGCGAAGGGGCCGATCAAGATCGGCTTCTCGGCCATGGCCATTCCGCTGTCGCGCGGCGAGATCGATCATGCCGAGGAGCTGTCGAAGAAGATGGGCATGACGCCGGTCGACAAGGAGGTGATCCCGCCGCCGACCGCGGACTACACGCCCTTCGCCACCAAGCTGAAGGACTCCGGACCGAACTGGGTCTACTCCTGGGCGCCGTGGGTGACGCAGGTGCGCACGTTCGAGGCGCTGCGCAAGCTTGGCTGGCAAGACGATTACGTCGCCTGGGGCCATCTCGAGGCCGAGAGCGAACTCGCGCGCCTCAAGGACGGCAAGTTCTACACCGTCAATTCCAACGCGCTGTTCCAGGAAGGCCTGCCGATCCAGAAGGAGATCGAGGACGCGGCGAAGAAGGCCGGCTCGAAATATCCGGCCGCGACGATGGCCGAGGGCTGGATCGCCGGCATGACGATCGAGGCGGCGCTCAAAGGCGCCGGCTGGCCGGCCGATCCCGCCAAGATCCGCAGCGCGATGGAGAACCTGAAGGTCGACACCAAGGGCCTGCGCGGCGGTCCGATCGAATGGACCAAGGACAACCACTTCCGCACCAAGCTTTATTACCGCGTCTACAAATGGGACGGCAGCAAGATCGCCCGCGTGCAGGACTGGAAGAGCTATGACGTGAAGTGA
- a CDS encoding branched-chain amino acid ABC transporter permease codes for MQLFVNIVVLASIYALIACGYVLIYRVSRVLNLAHGELMMLGAYAVLATASLFSGHPVMALGAAIVLSLVVGVLVYVFLMRKMTGEMVLAAILTTVALGILIRGFVVLVWSAQQQYPAQALGISNPSLTLPGGAHISLWSAALVGTTVAVYAALFFFLRFGRWGMRMRAAGQNPLLAAQRGINLHGVYALAWSLSTLTGALAGILLALDSGLTATMPVIGLKAFPAALVGGLDSLVGALAGALIVAAAEVLLIYYVDPLLSDVVPFLVLLAMLVFRPWGLFGTREELDRV; via the coding sequence GTGCAGCTCTTCGTCAATATCGTCGTCCTAGCATCGATCTACGCGCTGATTGCCTGCGGCTACGTGCTGATCTACCGGGTCAGCCGCGTGCTCAACCTGGCGCATGGCGAACTGATGATGCTCGGCGCTTACGCCGTGTTGGCGACGGCCTCGCTGTTCTCCGGCCATCCGGTGATGGCGCTCGGCGCGGCCATCGTGCTCAGTCTCGTTGTCGGCGTGCTGGTCTATGTCTTCCTCATGCGCAAGATGACCGGCGAGATGGTGCTCGCCGCGATCCTCACCACCGTCGCGCTCGGCATCCTCATCCGCGGCTTCGTCGTGCTCGTCTGGTCGGCACAGCAGCAATATCCGGCGCAGGCGCTCGGCATTTCCAACCCGTCGCTGACATTGCCCGGCGGCGCGCACATCTCGCTGTGGTCGGCCGCGCTGGTCGGCACCACGGTCGCGGTCTATGCCGCGCTATTCTTCTTCCTCCGCTTCGGCCGCTGGGGCATGCGCATGCGCGCGGCCGGGCAAAACCCGTTGCTCGCCGCGCAGCGCGGCATCAATCTGCACGGCGTCTATGCACTGGCCTGGAGCCTGTCGACGCTGACCGGCGCGCTCGCCGGCATTCTGCTCGCGCTCGATTCCGGGCTGACGGCCACCATGCCGGTGATCGGTCTGAAGGCGTTCCCCGCCGCGCTCGTGGGCGGTCTCGACAGCCTCGTCGGTGCGCTCGCCGGTGCGCTGATCGTCGCCGCCGCGGAAGTGCTGCTCATCTATTACGTCGACCCGCTGCTGTCCGACGTCGTGCCGTTCCTGGTGCTGTTGGCGATGCTGGTATTCCGCCCCTGGGGCCTGTTCGGCACGCGCGAGGAGCTCGACCGTGTTTAG
- a CDS encoding branched-chain amino acid ABC transporter permease, with translation MFRPLPRASGYFRTDYADELALIQTRGERVSLAIFIVVMTALPFIASPFLLDLACQVFLAAIGALSLMLLTGYAGQISLGHAGLIAAGAFTTGILAREINAPFWITLPASALTGVVLGLIFGLPSLRLRGLYLAVSTLALHFIVIYLGGEYETKRGFSTGIMVDKPAIAGFALNDGRIWYFILLAFAAATLLICINLLRSRSGRAWRALHAKETVAEALGISVARYKLLAFVVSSAMTTVAGCLFAYYRGFVSIEAFDLFLSIQYVAMIIIGGMGSLLGALLGAAFVTVFPYAIESLLKLLPNVQSLAADIFAVNYASFGVVMILFLIFEPQGLVGIWRRVQDYFLLWPFKQKPLAGARK, from the coding sequence GTGTTTAGGCCCCTTCCCCGCGCCTCCGGCTACTTCCGCACCGACTACGCCGACGAACTGGCGCTGATCCAGACGCGTGGCGAGCGCGTGAGCCTCGCGATCTTCATCGTTGTCATGACGGCATTGCCCTTCATCGCCTCGCCGTTCCTGCTCGACCTCGCCTGCCAGGTGTTTCTCGCCGCCATCGGCGCGTTATCGCTGATGCTGCTCACCGGCTATGCCGGGCAGATCTCGCTCGGCCATGCCGGGCTCATCGCCGCCGGCGCCTTCACCACGGGCATTCTCGCGCGCGAGATCAACGCGCCGTTCTGGATCACGCTGCCCGCCTCGGCACTCACCGGCGTCGTGCTCGGCCTGATCTTCGGCCTGCCGTCGCTGCGCCTGCGCGGGCTCTATCTCGCGGTCTCGACCTTGGCGCTGCATTTCATCGTCATCTATCTCGGCGGCGAATACGAGACCAAACGCGGCTTCTCGACCGGCATCATGGTCGACAAGCCGGCCATCGCCGGCTTCGCCTTGAACGACGGCCGCATCTGGTACTTCATCCTGCTCGCCTTCGCCGCGGCAACCCTCCTGATCTGCATTAACCTGCTGCGCAGCCGCTCCGGTCGCGCCTGGCGCGCGCTCCATGCGAAGGAAACGGTCGCCGAGGCGCTGGGCATCAGCGTCGCGCGTTACAAGCTGCTCGCCTTCGTCGTCTCGTCCGCCATGACGACCGTGGCCGGTTGCCTGTTTGCCTACTACCGCGGCTTCGTCTCCATCGAGGCCTTCGATCTCTTTCTGTCGATCCAATACGTCGCGATGATCATCATCGGCGGCATGGGCTCGCTCCTCGGCGCGTTGCTCGGCGCCGCTTTCGTCACCGTATTCCCTTATGCGATCGAGTCGCTGCTCAAGTTGCTGCCGAACGTGCAGAGCCTCGCCGCCGACATCTTCGCCGTGAACTACGCGTCCTTCGGCGTGGTGATGATCCTGTTTCTCATCTTCGAGCCGCAAGGGCTCGTCGGCATCTGGCGGCGCGTTCAGGACTACTTCCTGCTCTGGCCGTTCAAGCAAAAGCCGCTGGCGGGAGCGCGCAAATGA
- a CDS encoding ABC transporter ATP-binding protein: protein MTTPLLQVDKIEVVYKRVITAVQGVTLSVSDRQIVALLGTNGAGKTTTLRAISGFLGIDDARVTEGGIGFMGVRLENRPPHEIAKRGLVLVPERDKVFPNLTVAENLIAPVPRAGATEQRRQEEIVFHFFPRLAELRQRIGGLLSGGERQMLAIAAALMCRPRLLLIDELSLGLAPVVVGDLTRRLTAIRDELGIAILLVEQSAATALEIADYAYVMENGRVVLDGDRARLKGHQDVQEFYLGQTGSARRSYRDVKQYRRSRRWYG, encoded by the coding sequence ATGACCACGCCGCTGCTCCAGGTCGACAAGATCGAGGTCGTCTACAAGCGCGTGATCACCGCCGTGCAAGGCGTCACCCTGTCGGTCTCCGACCGGCAGATCGTCGCCCTGCTCGGCACCAATGGCGCCGGCAAGACCACCACTTTGCGCGCCATTTCCGGTTTCCTCGGCATCGACGACGCGCGCGTCACCGAGGGTGGCATCGGCTTCATGGGCGTGCGGCTGGAGAACCGGCCGCCGCACGAGATCGCCAAGCGCGGCCTGGTGCTGGTGCCGGAGCGCGACAAGGTGTTTCCCAATCTCACGGTGGCGGAGAACCTGATCGCGCCGGTGCCGCGCGCCGGCGCGACCGAGCAGCGGCGGCAGGAAGAGATCGTCTTTCACTTCTTCCCGCGCCTCGCCGAGCTGCGCCAGCGTATCGGCGGCCTGTTGTCGGGCGGCGAGCGGCAGATGTTGGCGATCGCCGCCGCACTCATGTGCCGGCCGCGCCTCTTGCTGATCGACGAGCTTTCCCTCGGCCTCGCGCCGGTCGTCGTCGGCGACCTGACGCGGCGCCTTACCGCCATTCGCGACGAGCTCGGCATCGCCATTCTGCTGGTCGAGCAAAGCGCGGCCACCGCGCTCGAGATCGCCGACTACGCCTATGTGATGGAGAACGGCCGCGTCGTGCTCGACGGCGACCGTGCGCGGCTGAAAGGCCATCAGGACGTGCAGGAGTTCTATCTCGGGCAGACAGGAAGTGCCCGGCGCTCCTATCGCGACGTCAAACAGTATCGCCGCTCCCGGAGATGGTATGGCTGA
- a CDS encoding ABC transporter ATP-binding protein, whose protein sequence is MAELSVEHLSLRFGGLTVLNDVSFAVQPGELIALIGPNGAGKTSVFNCISGIYRGDGVISFRGQSLIGRSPHEVAQRGVARTFQHGELFAEMSVVDNLLTGRHARIATNPIAEMLFLPSVRRAEVAHRAAVERIIDLVELERYRHARVGSLPFGVQKVVGFARALASEPSVILMDEPSAGLNREEREDLARFILRIKHELNMTIIWIEHDMQMIADLADRIHVLDYGRTIAEGAPDAVLNDPAVLAAYVGTASA, encoded by the coding sequence ATGGCTGAGCTTTCCGTCGAGCATCTGAGCCTCCGCTTCGGCGGCCTGACCGTGCTGAACGACGTGTCGTTCGCCGTGCAGCCGGGCGAACTGATAGCGTTGATCGGTCCCAACGGCGCCGGCAAGACCAGCGTCTTCAACTGCATCAGCGGCATCTACCGCGGCGATGGCGTCATCAGCTTTCGCGGCCAAAGCCTGATCGGCCGCTCGCCACACGAAGTCGCGCAACGCGGCGTCGCGCGTACGTTCCAGCATGGCGAGCTGTTCGCCGAGATGAGCGTCGTCGACAATCTGCTCACCGGCCGGCACGCGCGCATCGCCACCAATCCGATCGCCGAGATGCTATTCCTGCCGAGCGTACGGCGCGCGGAAGTCGCGCATCGCGCCGCGGTCGAACGTATCATCGATCTCGTCGAGCTCGAGCGCTACCGGCATGCGCGGGTCGGCTCGTTGCCGTTCGGCGTGCAGAAGGTGGTTGGCTTTGCCCGCGCGCTGGCGTCGGAGCCTTCGGTCATCCTGATGGACGAGCCGTCGGCGGGCCTCAACCGCGAAGAACGCGAGGACCTCGCGCGCTTCATTCTGCGCATCAAGCACGAACTCAATATGACGATCATCTGGATCGAGCACGACATGCAGATGATCGCCGACCTTGCCGATCGCATTCACGTGCTCGACTACGGCCGCACGATCGCCGAAGGCGCGCCGGATGCGGTCCTCAACGACCCAGCGGTTCTCGCCGCTTACGTCGGGACGGCGTCGGCCTGA
- a CDS encoding GTP cyclohydrolase II — MSTNKESHIRLTSHPGHRAPGRFPIKWGAANARERGPVLATVSSPNERNAIGAHGGSYALYRALAVSSGALSPIARPDLTNTAPVVDIGPFPQWNEPGRIVSLDPWGHRVAQDFAQEIAEGADIRPTIAITKARLTIPEFIDKQWGVKADGEIVRESGDIAVTKAAVDPVWYLPGIAERFNVSEDKLRRTLFEQTGGIYPELVTRPDLTTFLPPIGGITLYIFGDPAAIADPKRRLTCRVHDECNGSDVFGSDICTCRPYLIHGIAECVKEAQAGGAGLIVYNRKEGRALGEVTKFLVYNARKRQEGGDQAATYFERTECVAGVQDARFQQLMPDVLHWLGITRIDRFVSMSNMKYDSVVATGIDIGERVPIPDGLVPPDAQVELEAKKAAGYYTPDHVPSQAELKTVVGRNLEEF; from the coding sequence ATGTCCACGAATAAAGAGAGCCACATCAGGCTCACCTCGCATCCCGGTCACCGCGCGCCGGGTCGTTTCCCGATCAAGTGGGGAGCAGCGAACGCACGCGAGCGCGGACCCGTCCTCGCGACCGTCTCCTCTCCGAACGAGCGCAACGCCATCGGCGCGCACGGCGGCTCCTATGCGCTTTACCGCGCCTTGGCCGTCTCGTCCGGCGCGCTGAGCCCGATCGCCCGACCGGATCTCACCAACACAGCGCCGGTGGTCGATATCGGCCCGTTCCCGCAATGGAACGAGCCCGGCCGCATCGTCTCGCTCGATCCCTGGGGCCACCGTGTGGCGCAGGATTTCGCGCAAGAAATCGCCGAAGGCGCCGATATCCGGCCGACCATCGCCATCACCAAAGCGCGGCTGACGATCCCGGAATTCATCGACAAGCAATGGGGCGTGAAGGCCGACGGCGAGATCGTGCGCGAAAGCGGCGACATCGCGGTGACCAAAGCGGCGGTCGATCCCGTCTGGTATCTGCCGGGCATCGCCGAACGCTTCAACGTCAGCGAAGACAAGCTACGCCGCACCTTGTTCGAGCAGACCGGCGGCATCTACCCAGAACTGGTGACGCGTCCGGATCTCACCACGTTCCTGCCGCCGATCGGCGGCATCACGCTCTATATCTTCGGCGATCCGGCGGCGATCGCCGATCCCAAGCGCCGCCTCACCTGCCGCGTGCACGACGAGTGCAACGGCTCGGACGTGTTCGGCTCCGACATCTGCACCTGCCGGCCTTACCTGATCCACGGCATCGCCGAATGCGTGAAGGAAGCGCAGGCGGGCGGCGCCGGCCTCATCGTCTATAACCGCAAGGAAGGCCGCGCCCTCGGCGAGGTCACCAAATTCCTCGTCTACAATGCGCGCAAGCGCCAGGAAGGCGGCGACCAGGCGGCGACCTATTTCGAACGCACCGAATGCGTCGCCGGCGTTCAGGACGCGCGTTTCCAGCAGTTGATGCCGGACGTGCTGCACTGGCTCGGCATCACCCGCATCGACCGCTTCGTCTCGATGTCGAACATGAAGTACGACTCGGTCGTCGCCACCGGCATCGATATCGGCGAACGCGTGCCGATCCCGGACGGCCTCGTGCCGCCGGACGCGCAAGTGGAGCTCGAGGCCAAGAAGGCCGCCGGCTACTACACGCCCGATCACGTGCCGAGCCAAGCCGAGCTCAAGACAGTCGTCGGCCGCAATCTCGAAGAGTTCTGA
- a CDS encoding DUF1688 family protein encodes MLSLARADALPHFRFDAAKLKATADYVAEVIRGNYPDLRVPLHARWRHFVFGGRDLWAEIAAKTQWPDQAAQARAAFDLAIVSVLLDAGAGPDWRYRDEATGLTIGRSEGLALASLRMFEAGLFSADARDPLRADAHRLAQLNAAELAQGFQVTANNPLAGLEGRAALLARLGRAMADNAAVFAAADAARAGGLFDHLVAQADGKTLPAPAILRSLLLHLGGIWQNRLTLAGVPLGDTWRHRAIKRDDASNGLMPLHKLSQWLSYSLIEPLQQAGLAITDVDGLTGLAEYRNGGLLIDSGLIALREPDKANAPLPVDAELVVEWRALTVALLDALLPLVRERLGVTAANFPLGSLLEGGTWAAGRKIAKEKRGDGAPPLTVISDGTVF; translated from the coding sequence ATGCTGTCGCTGGCGCGCGCCGATGCCTTGCCGCATTTCCGTTTCGATGCGGCAAAGCTCAAGGCCACGGCCGACTATGTCGCGGAAGTGATCCGCGGCAATTATCCCGATCTGCGCGTGCCGCTGCATGCGCGCTGGCGGCATTTCGTATTCGGCGGCCGCGACCTGTGGGCTGAGATCGCAGCAAAGACGCAATGGCCGGACCAGGCGGCGCAAGCGCGCGCCGCCTTTGATCTCGCCATCGTCTCGGTGCTGCTCGATGCGGGCGCCGGTCCCGACTGGCGCTATCGCGACGAAGCCACCGGCCTGACCATCGGCCGCTCGGAAGGTCTGGCGCTCGCCTCGTTGCGCATGTTCGAGGCCGGCCTGTTCTCGGCCGATGCGCGCGATCCCTTGCGCGCCGACGCGCACCGGCTCGCCCAACTCAACGCCGCCGAATTGGCGCAGGGCTTCCAGGTCACCGCGAACAATCCCCTCGCCGGCCTTGAAGGTCGCGCCGCGCTGCTGGCGCGGCTCGGCCGCGCCATGGCCGACAATGCGGCCGTGTTCGCCGCGGCGGACGCGGCCCGCGCCGGCGGCCTGTTCGATCATCTCGTCGCGCAAGCCGACGGCAAGACGCTGCCGGCACCCGCGATCCTGCGCAGCCTGCTGCTGCATCTCGGCGGCATCTGGCAGAACCGGCTGACACTTGCCGGCGTGCCGCTCGGCGACACCTGGCGGCACCGCGCCATCAAGCGCGACGATGCCAGCAACGGCCTCATGCCGCTGCACAAGCTGTCGCAGTGGCTGAGCTATTCGCTGATCGAGCCGCTGCAGCAGGCCGGTCTCGCCATTACCGATGTCGACGGCCTCACCGGCCTCGCCGAATATCGCAACGGCGGCCTGCTTATCGACAGCGGCCTCATCGCCCTGCGCGAACCGGACAAGGCGAACGCGCCGCTGCCGGTCGACGCCGAACTCGTGGTCGAATGGCGCGCCCTCACCGTGGCACTGCTCGACGCGCTGTTGCCGCTGGTGCGCGAGCGCCTCGGTGTCACCGCCGCGAATTTCCCGCTCGGCTCGCTGCTCGAGGGCGGCACCTGGGCCGCGGGACGCAAGATTGCCAAAGAGAAGCGCGGCGACGGCGCGCCGCCCCTCACCGTCATCAGCGACGGCACGGTTTTTTGA